In Scleropages formosus chromosome 6, fSclFor1.1, whole genome shotgun sequence, the genomic stretch CCAGTCTTACTAAACAGCACAACATCTAATGATCACAAAGAAAATCTTGAAAATCCTGAACTAATTCAGACACTCTGAGAATACACATATTATTACCATAGCTGTACGCACAGGTGCTATACAGCCAGTACACTTTGTTACCCAAACTTATTTATgctgtatttaataaaataattagcaGTTTAAGATACAGTAGCAACTTGGAATCTGTGGTATATAAATGTGCAGGTAGCTACTTTCTTGCACACTAGCACACACCCAAGGGTGGACCTTGCTAagcaccctatgtttccaggatagactcttgTCTGTCCCAACCCCAGCATTTTtcctgacactttcctctaaagcaatttacactattaaggttataattacatacctctttatacagctgggtaattttacttcaagagtactacagccagaagtgggatcaAATCTGTAACGTGTGGgaccaaaggcagtaactctaacccctacactaccagctctccttgTATGGTTATTGGGTAACGATAGTAAGTGGGTAATATCCGtgtacagaacacacaaacaatcAAATACCTAAAAAGCAACAAGAAAGGGGTTCGCATAATGTGGTTTGAGGTTCATGAATGTATAAAGCCTGTGTTCTACAATATTTAGAGTtgatacattaattttaattgtgaGGAAAAAGGAAATGGTGTTGAGAACTTAATGGTGAGTTGGTTTTCCAGCCCTTCTGTTAACATTTCAACAGCCATGTGGCTGTGGAGTCAGTGTGTGCCACCTaattgctctttttttgttctgcagcacTTGTTTGTAGTAATTGATTCTTTCCCAGTATCGCTTTCTAGTTAAACTTGTTCGTATTCTAgctgaaaatacagtaaagcCCGGATGTAACGCGCCCCGATTTTCCGCAAATTTGGACATAACACGATGGGTTATTGGACCCTTGGCAAAGTTGGCAAAGTTTACAAACTGTCTTACAGCATGAGTGAGTTAGAAATGCTAAAATGCCTCTTAGTCTTACAGCTGTCTGTCTCTGCACCCGCCATCAATTTATTGTCAGCAATTCACGCTTACCGAACTTTAGTTAGTTTCAAAAGATTGTTCTAAACTAAtatcagaaacaaaaaataggTGAAATAGTGCAAAAATAGGGGTGATTTAGGATGTGAGGTCAACATTTGGTCAGTTTGAATGCTGATTTTCTTGTACCCTGATTCAGCGCGATCCCGCTTTTTTCACGATGACATTTTATGGACCCTAACGATTGCGTTATAATGGGGTTTCactgtaatgttttcttttccaggtGAAATTGACATGGCCCATCATCTATTGCTGTTACAAGTGGGGTTCTTCTTGCCGAGTGTTCAAGGTATAagttcacatttgttcattctcATAATAGTGCTTTAGCAGCTGGAAGAACAACTATACATTTCAAGAACTGGTGTCATTCCACTTTTAAACTGAACTGGCCTGCCCATGTACaataccagtgaaaagtgtgaggaCACCTGGGTAATCTGGGCAGTAGCTCTGTGGGATGAACTGAACGCGCATCAAATCAGCCCACAAAGCTCCTGCATCTCTGGAAATTGCTGCAATgaaaaacttttgactggtattgtATGTGCTACGTAAACTATACATAGTACTGTACATACTTTCCAAGTATTAACAGTGTACTAGtttatgtttgttcatttagcagacgtttctctccaaagtgatgtacgtctcagaaaatatttcatcaatagaaagagagatttggatgcaggcaTGCGATACTAGAGTCCAGTCAACATGTCACATTGTGCCATATGGACCAGTATATGTCACATGAattgctgcataaaggtttatccattattcaacaaattatcgtttaaaaaaaaaattactagtttATCATACATTTACGAGATCAGGGGgcaagtgagtctgaaagaggtgagttttgagacccttcttaaatgtacaaAGAGAttgagcagttctgagagagaggaggaggtccaTCATATcgaagccagaactgaaaacctttgtacttttgattttggacctttacTGCGTGGGATCACCAAACGGGCGGAGGTGAAGGAGCGTAGTTTGTAGGTATGTCAGCACAGGAAAGTGGGAGAGGACTGTCATCTGTGGTGATTTTTACCTGTGCCCCGTACTGTCCCCTCAGCTCtctttacagtggaagtggccAGCCCATCCTATACGGCAGAATTCAGTGGCGATGTGGCGATGGAGTGCAAGTTTGGGCCAATGGACAGCAAATCCAGCCTGTCTGTGCGCTGGCAACGCATCCTGCCTAAGCCGCTGCTGAGGGTATACAACCTAGAGAATGGGCAGGAGGACCTCAGCTTCCAGGACTCGCAGTACCGTGGCAGAGTGCAGCTCATGAAGGACAAACTGAGCAGCGGCCGTGCCATTCTTAACATTTCCAATGTCAAGATCAATGATTCCGGCACATACGAGTGCCTTGTGGAAATGGTTGGAGCCGACTTCAAGCGTACCACCCTCACTGTAAAGGGTCAGTAACATGTTTTTCACCGTTCTCTTCACTCTCTTTAACTTTCCTTTACGTAGATCTGTTAAGCTGTGGCTTGGTCCATCATATGAATTCTCAGtccaaatgtatttgtattataCATGAAATGTCAATGTTTCCTAGCCTCATACAAATCAGTAAAGAAGACTGTTAGAAGGACTGGGAACGATGAGGTGGAACTGTCCTGTGGATCGGAGGGCTATCCGCTGGCTGCATTTGTCTGGAGTGATCAGAGTGGCAGACGCTTTGACGAGCTCAACGCCTCCAGTACCGTAACTTCGGATAAGCTCTTCCACATCACGAGCAGTGTGATTGTGGACACCTCCACCAACAACTACACGTGCACCATCCTGGAGGAGAACCACTGGGGCCCATCGGCCGCTTTTAGCATTCCAGGTATGAATTAAATTGTGTTCTTCACAGAGCAAGTACttctttacacttatttatttagcagatgcttctctccaaagcaacaaacaaaacacagtgagtgcattacatcaacagaaggagagatttggatgcagacacgtgattctgcaatccagtcaatttgtcacaatccaccatGTGGAACAGCACActtcacacaagtagctgcaagcaggtttattcattattcaacaagttattaaaaaattattaaacataaaactgacacgtttatcatgcacttacgAAGCGATGGGAGAAGTGCAGTCCGAGAGAGGTGAGCTTTAGTTGTGCATCCAGATTCTGTGATGAGAAATGACTGTATCATTATAAGGAGGACAGGTTTGCTCATTcgttattgttttttgttcatcCATCATGACTTTGGTAAATGGCTCTGTTACTTAATGATGTTACAAAGCAGGTGCTTTCTAAAGTAGTTGTTTTTCCCAAGTGAAAGTAGGTGCTGGTCCATCAGTTTCCCTCTCCAGAGCAAATAAATTGGGGCCTTCCCTGTGTTCCTTATTCGAGTCACTTCTCCCAAAAAATGGAGACGTATGATTTACCTGTGACTGTATTTTctaaggggggcgcagtgggttggaccgggtcctgctctccggtgggtctggggtttgagtcccacttggggtgccttgcgatggactggcgtcctgtcctgggtatgtcccctccccctccagccttataccctgagttgctgggttaggctccggttccccgtatgggaaaagcggttcagaaatatgtgtgtgtgtgtgtgtgtgtattttctaagTAGGTAGAATTAAGGTGCGCTTGGTTTCCCCAAATTTACCTTGTCTGTGCATTCTGCCAGATTAGTGAAGTTGTGGAAAGAAAGATTACTGCTTTGCTGAGagctaaatcagtaaataagtaattgtttattgttttttaaatgtacggAATTCAGATCAGACCTTAAATGTTTATCCTAAACAGCTGTAACATATGTCAACATGTGTGgtataaataaaacctttttagAGAAGTAACCCAGACAGGAATGTTTGGTACATAACTAGGTTTTTTCCAGCATGTATCTATATCctttatctgatttttttgcTGAGTCACATAAGTTTCATAGTGTAAATGTCTGGTGGGCAATAAATTATCTGCGAAGCTATAGagaaacattttacacattgtCCAGACATAATGAAGCAGTGATATGTTATGTCCATATAGtgcaaatacacatacattgtctgaaaccgcttgtcccaagcggagtcgtgGCAACCTTGAACCTAAtccggcaacccagggcacaaggctggaggggacacagccaggacgggatgccagtctgtcacaaggcacccaaagcgggactcaaaccctagattcaccagagagcaggaccctgccaacccactgcaccactgcaccccctgtagTGCAAATATAAAGACAGTTTTGCAAGTAAGAAAAGAGAAGCCAAATAGCGTTGTGTTCGGTAgctttgaaaaaatgtgtttagcTCAGATTTTGGATCATGAAGTTTTTTGcaaattcttatttttaaaaagcaagaaTGCTGTGCTCAACCTGGACTTCGCTGGGCGTAATGTTGTTTGCCACaacatttaaagtgttttgttttctacgcagtttatttttgtttaatttcagcaGCTAGCAACGCTGCCTCGCAGGCTCGAAGGTCGTGGGTTCGAATGCAGTCCGAGTTCTATCGGTATggttttcttgtgtgtgtgtgtgtgtgtgtgtgtgtgtgtgtgtgtgtgtgtccattgcCCGTGGGTGCCCTGGTGTTTTTGCACAATCCTCCACAATCCAGAGAGAGGGTGTTGAGGGGGACTCCGGACTCTGAAGAGTGTGTGAGCTAATGATAGTTGCTGTCCGCCTAGGTATTGACCACAGGCCTCTTCCCTCGGGGGTTGCTGTGAAACCAGCTTCATGTACACTTACTAGAAACGTGTGAAGCGACTTGGTGATTTCACTGGTGAAGAACATTCAGGAATACGCTTATGAAGCTTACTGAGGGAAACCAAGCGGAGCACTGATTCCTTCTCTTTTCTCATGATTTCTTCAGCGGAAATACCTGGGACAAAGTCAGGAAAACCCCCTGTTAGAGTGGCGTGGCTGACGCTCATTGTGGTTGCAGCCATGGTTGTGGCCTTCCTGTTCTATCACAGGAGGAAAGGTAATGCCTACATCTCCTGTAACCTCACAGGAGTGCCTGTCCTTGTCCGTTCTTGTTTATCTTGAGTTTTACCCTGTAATGTGATGTTTCACATGTCATGTTTCATTGTGGGCCGATGACAAAGCCAAGTATTCCTCGGGGGTAATGAAAAAAGgtgaatattttaattgttcCAGCACTGGCAGCTATTGTCCACAAGAGAAAGTGCGGTGGGTTCAGGGTGTCGTACAATTGTGGTGAAGGACAGGTGTCTCATCCAGAGACGCACATTCATCACCGGGCTCAGAGCACACACTCAGCTTAAGGCGAAGTTGGACTTTTGCAGGGATTTTATCTTCACTCACGTGATACTTAAGCCGAACGTAAGGTAGCATGACTCTGCAGTTTATACCAGTTTTCACTGCTCTTCTGACAATTAATTGTACTGTGGCTATTTTTATCGGTGGAAATGAAAATAGACAAGGATAACATGGGTGATTTTTGGGGCTTAGGTCACTTAACCCTTTCAGCAGATTTGCTGAGctaaaggacatttttttttttttacataagaagtatgtgtgtgtgtgtgtgtgtatatatatatatatatatttactgtatacttgttacatatacacacacaacacaaaggaaataaattaatataaagtaAATTactttatgtatatataaaataattaatttactatatatacatgtccagagtcagtaaaagggcgagcaaaatcattctagacccctcacatccaggccacttcctcttcgaacccttgccatctggccggcgctacagagcactgtgcaccaggacagccaggcataagaaaagtttctttcctcaggccatctacc encodes the following:
- the LOC108933891 gene encoding programmed cell death 1 ligand 1-like isoform X2; this encodes MAHHLLLLQVGFFLPSVQALFTVEVASPSYTAEFSGDVAMECKFGPMDSKSSLSVRWQRILPKPLLRVYNLENGQEDLSFQDSQYRGRVQLMKDKLSSGRAILNISNVKINDSGTYECLVEMVGADFKRTTLTVKASYKSVKKTVRRTGNDEVELSCGSEGYPLAAFVWSDQSGRRFDELNASSTVTSDKLFHITSSVIVDTSTNNYTCTILEENHWGPSAAFSIPAEIPGTKSGKPPVRVAWLTLIVVAAMVVAFLFYHRRKGLPQGRNDDVQVGIEDEVEVEGLRKVLMSRYEVLSTNTEVSNLRAFCENELPRRLRNREGLTVGAADLLPGVRETVLLEEENGNDKTAVARSLASAWAGNSQWDPFGVRQLPLLVLVACEGAVDDLFREAALQVDQKSQFTAGDLQKLLTETIDSLLVLDGYREGSRELDESLTTFLSSRKMCRVLITARSGQCDSLRGSCRTMLKLCSASTGNEGLS
- the LOC108933891 gene encoding uncharacterized protein LOC108933891 isoform X1, yielding MAHHLLLLQVGFFLPSVQALFTVEVASPSYTAEFSGDVAMECKFGPMDSKSSLSVRWQRILPKPLLRVYNLENGQEDLSFQDSQYRGRVQLMKDKLSSGRAILNISNVKINDSGTYECLVEMVGADFKRTTLTVKASYKSVKKTVRRTGNDEVELSCGSEGYPLAAFVWSDQSGRRFDELNASSTVTSDKLFHITSSVIVDTSTNNYTCTILEENHWGPSAAFSIPAEIPGTKSGKPPVRVAWLTLIVVAAMVVAFLFYHRRKGLKRNRAPRMKHCLLNDSHAAACLPQGRNDDVQVGIEDEVEVEGLRKVLMSRYEVLSTNTEVSNLRAFCENELPRRLRNREGLTVGAADLLPGVRETVLLEEENGNDKTAVARSLASAWAGNSQWDPFGVRQLPLLVLVACEGAVDDLFREAALQVDQKSQFTAGDLQKLLTETIDSLLVLDGYREGSRELDESLTTFLSSRKMCRVLITARSGQCDSLRGSCRTMLKLCSASTGNEGLS